The proteins below are encoded in one region of Pseudomonas sp. SCB32:
- a CDS encoding GlxA family transcriptional regulator, with translation MGAPHRVLLLVFPDFQLLDATGPADVFASVDEHLSPSVRPAYRLEAVSPAGGLVRSSTGLELAARPLPEPAEVAGCTLLVVGGHGVQAAMQQGGIARWLAQAAPLAARCASVCTGAFLLAQAGLLERKPVVTHWRYAELLQRLFPGLEVLPDALFVRDDKFYSSAGVTAGMDLCLSLVEEDHGRELSLRVARGLVMYLRRPGGQRQFSAELLAQQAPAGGQMEQLVKWLHERLAQVVGVEEMAAHLAMSSRTLHRHCQVEMGMTPAKLLLQLRLEKASQLLDNGESSLKRVAQHTGFGSEYNLRRAFVQALGVTPGEYRQRFCR, from the coding sequence ATGGGTGCCCCACATCGAGTACTTCTGCTGGTCTTCCCCGACTTCCAGTTGCTGGATGCCACTGGCCCGGCGGATGTATTCGCCTCGGTCGATGAGCATCTGTCGCCTTCGGTCAGGCCGGCGTATCGACTGGAAGCGGTTTCGCCGGCCGGCGGGCTGGTTCGATCCAGTACTGGTCTGGAGCTGGCCGCCCGACCATTACCGGAACCGGCGGAGGTGGCGGGCTGCACATTGCTGGTCGTTGGCGGTCACGGTGTGCAGGCAGCGATGCAGCAGGGCGGGATTGCCCGCTGGCTGGCGCAGGCCGCGCCCCTCGCTGCGCGTTGCGCATCGGTGTGTACGGGTGCATTCCTGCTGGCGCAGGCCGGATTGCTGGAGCGAAAGCCAGTGGTCACTCACTGGCGTTACGCGGAGTTGCTGCAGCGGCTGTTCCCCGGGCTAGAGGTGTTACCCGACGCATTGTTCGTTCGCGACGACAAGTTCTACAGCTCCGCGGGTGTTACCGCCGGCATGGACCTGTGCCTGAGCCTGGTGGAGGAAGATCACGGCCGTGAACTGTCCCTGCGCGTTGCCCGCGGACTGGTGATGTACCTGCGGCGTCCCGGCGGGCAGCGTCAATTCAGCGCGGAACTGCTTGCACAGCAGGCTCCGGCGGGTGGCCAGATGGAGCAACTGGTGAAATGGCTCCACGAGCGGCTGGCGCAGGTAGTGGGCGTGGAGGAGATGGCGGCACACCTGGCGATGTCATCGCGCACCCTGCACCGGCATTGCCAGGTGGAAATGGGCATGACGCCGGCCAAGCTGTTGTTGCAGCTGCGTCTGGAGAAAGCCAGCCAGTTGCTGGACAACGGGGAGTCATCGCTCAAGCGGGTGGCGCAACACACGGGATTCGGCAGCGAGTACAACCTGCGGCGCGCCTTCGTGCAGGCGCTGGGTGTGACGCCGGGAGAGTATCGGCAGCGCTTCTGCCGGTAG
- a CDS encoding DJ-1/PfpI family protein encodes MRATLLSLILLFLSTDLPAAEEALPHYQPRPGHERPVIAVIAQNRMTELVDYVVPLGVLRRSGAAEVLALSTDPGTVHLMPALKLQPQATVEAFSKRYPQGADYLIVPAVHDSEDAALLAFIRDQAAKGATVIGICDGVLVLAHAGLLKGRRATGHWYSRNQRLNDFPDVHWQENRRYVIDAKVMSTSGVTAALPASLALVEAIAGTARAAALAQDLGVADWSPRHDSQRFTLGAEGYLTAAGNYLALWRHERFALPLPAGFDEVSLAMHVDAWARTFRTEVLVKAAEPVSSASGLVFLPDAMQGLPRLPLPVGNAVQSLEHTLDDIACRYGQSTRQLVTAQLEYTSPERSVAQARRNCMLNP; translated from the coding sequence ATGCGAGCCACCCTGCTTTCGCTGATCCTGCTGTTCTTGAGCACTGACCTTCCTGCAGCAGAGGAAGCCCTTCCCCACTACCAGCCACGCCCGGGCCATGAGCGCCCGGTAATCGCCGTCATCGCCCAGAACCGCATGACCGAACTGGTGGACTACGTCGTGCCACTGGGCGTCCTGCGCCGCTCCGGCGCGGCCGAGGTATTGGCGTTATCGACAGACCCGGGCACGGTGCACTTGATGCCGGCGCTGAAGCTCCAACCGCAGGCCACCGTGGAAGCCTTCAGCAAGCGTTACCCACAGGGCGCCGACTACCTGATCGTCCCCGCCGTGCATGACAGCGAAGACGCCGCGCTGCTTGCCTTCATCCGGGACCAGGCGGCGAAGGGCGCCACCGTCATCGGCATCTGCGACGGCGTGCTGGTGCTCGCTCACGCCGGCCTGCTAAAGGGTCGACGAGCCACCGGACACTGGTATTCGCGCAACCAGCGGCTTAACGACTTTCCCGACGTCCATTGGCAGGAAAACCGTCGCTACGTGATCGACGCCAAGGTCATGAGCACCTCCGGCGTCACCGCCGCGTTGCCGGCCTCCCTGGCACTGGTGGAGGCCATTGCCGGAACGGCCAGGGCAGCCGCGCTGGCGCAGGACCTTGGGGTGGCGGACTGGTCGCCCCGGCACGACAGCCAACGTTTCACGCTCGGTGCCGAGGGCTATCTGACTGCCGCCGGCAACTACCTCGCACTCTGGCGCCACGAGCGCTTCGCCCTGCCGCTGCCGGCAGGCTTCGACGAAGTGAGCCTGGCGATGCACGTGGATGCCTGGGCACGCACCTTCCGCACCGAGGTGCTGGTCAAAGCTGCGGAGCCCGTCTCCAGTGCCAGCGGCCTGGTGTTCCTCCCGGACGCTATGCAGGGCCTGCCCAGGCTCCCCTTGCCCGTCGGCAATGCCGTGCAGAGCCTGGAACACACACTCGACGACATCGCCTGCCGCTATGGCCAGTCCACGCGCCAACTGGTCACCGCTCAACTGGAGTACACCTCGCCTGAACGATCCGTCGCGCAGGCGCGTCGAAACTGCATGCTCAACCCTTGA